gggggggggggagacacgtttgttgaggggggacgacgacgacactattgtagggggggggggggggggggggggggggggggggggggggggggggggggggggaacggtggggagggggggggggggggggggggggggggggggggggggggagacacgtttgtaggggggggggggggcacgctcgacaacgagagttggtttttattgaacgctcgacaacgagagttggtttttattgaatgaGACTTCAACAcagaacagctgcacgaaacgatggtcacgtcactctcggtgacggtgtcgacaacaatgaacacacgaacaatgttaatagaacaactgTCACGACCCGGCTCATGGTCGGACAAATAAAAGGAACTGCGTAGGTAAAAGTAacaaaaggataatttatttccCTAACACAAGGGACCAAAATGACGGCAAAGCAAACAAAGAGAACACAATAGAAAACGAGGGGCTGCGGCGGAGCGGCACACCGCTCTCCCTCCGGAGCCAGGCGATGTCAGGAAGAGACTGAGGCAGGAGGAAGGACCAGCTTAACACAGGTTTGGGAATTGGCCACACCCACCAGCTCATCACCTGCAGCTTGACAAAGCAGAGGCCaccatacacgcatacacacatccacaggcaGGAGGCCgtcacacccccctccctgAAAAACGGGGCCCAACCCCGAACTCGACAATGGCTCCCTCATTATTAAacctcattatttttttttttactttgcaaatatataggctacacaTTCTGCCTACTATAAAGTTTGTTTCcttcacaaatatatacattctACTTActttaaagattttttttttttttttttcacaaatatATACCTTTTACTTACTTTGaagttttactttttttttttttttctttttttttttacacgtaTAGAGTTTACGATGtttaaggcacacacacaagggcacacacaTCCGAGGACAGGAACACCAGCTGCTGTTGAGAACCACACAGCTCACTACGCGCATCTTCCACACCCCCACCTCAGCAACCTGGTACCAGTGGGAAGCAATTTAAGAGGGAAGGATGACAGAAGAGGGAACAGGAGCGCAACAGGACAACATCATAACAGCAATAAAGTCTTAGCTCAAACCTCAATCTTGAGGAACGCGAGACAGTGCGTCGGCTACGACGTTTTCCGCACCCTTTGTGTGTCTAATATCAAGCCAATGTGACTGTAGAAATAACGACCAACGTATCAGACGCTGGTTAGGACATTGCAGCGAGTTCAAAAACAGAAGTGGGTTGTGGTCAGTGTACACCACTACGGGTACCGCTCCAGAGCCCAAGTACACTTCAAAGTTTCTCAGAGCCCAAACTAAGGCCAGTGCCTCCTTTTCAATCGTTGAATAGTTCAATTGATATGAGTTAAATTTCTTGGAAAAGAAACAGACTGGTTTTTCCAAACCCAACTCATTGGCTTGCAACAAAACGCCACCTACTCCGATGTGACTAGCGTCGACTTGAAGCACAAAAGGTCGGTCAAACCTCGGAGCGGCCAGGACCGGTGCTTCACACAGCAGAGACTTTATCCTCTCAAACGCCTGCTGACAGAGAGGAGACCACACAAATGGGACACGCATTTTAAGTAGATCAGTTAATGGTGCAACGACTTCTGAGAAATTACGGCAAAACCCCCTGTAATACCCCACCAAACCCAGGAACCTCATCAGTTCCTTCTTAGTAGTGGGCAGAGGATAGAACTGGACAGCTCTTATTTTCTCTGCAACGGGACGGACTTTACCCTGACCCACAACCCGGCCCAGGTACGTCACCGTGGCCCGTGCAAATTCGCACTTGGCGAGGTTGATGGTCAGGCGCGCGTCAGCCAAGCGCAGGAACAACGCACGGACACGCTCCACATGAGACGGCCACGAGTCTGAAACCACCACCACGTCGTCCAAATACACAGTGCACCCCTCCAAGTCCCCCAAGACTCTGGTCATGAGCCTCTGGAACGTGGCAGGAGCGTTTCTTAAACCAAAAGGCATAACATTATACGAGAAGAGACCATTTGGTGTAATAAATGCAGACAGGTCACGTGCACGCTCGGACAGCGGAACCTGCCAATATCCTTTCAACAGGTCAAATTTACTCACAAATGCGGCGTGGCCCACTTGGTCAACGCAATCCTCCATACGAGGCAGCGGGAAAGAATCTGGTTTCGTTACAGCATTTAGCTTGCGAAAATCAGTGCAGAACCTGAATGTTTTGTCTGGCTTCGGCACTAAAATGCAGGGAGATGCCCAACTGGAAAAGGAGGGAACAGCAATACAATTATCCAACATATACTTCACTTCCGCATCAAGGGACACACGTTTTTCAGGACTAACGCGGTAAAACCTTTGGCGAATTGGGAGTGCATCACCTACATCTATATCATGTTCAATTACATTTGTTTGAGTAGGAGTGTCACCAAACAGAGATGGGAAGGAACTTATCACTTCAACTAGGTCGGCTTGTTGTGACTCAGACAGATGGCCCAACAGAAGATGTAAGTTGTTCAAGGACTCAGAGTTTTTTAAACGACCTTGCTGCACCCCAGCATCAGCGTCGGGCAGACCATCCTCCACCCCGGCAGGCACCGACTGTGGAGGGTAAACCACAGACACTCTactcacagaacacacaggccGCGAGGAGGCGGAGACAGCTTCACCTGGAGGGACACGTTCATAGTAAGGTTTCAATAAGTTGACATGACACATCTGGACACTCCGTCTACGATCAGGCGTAGCAATGATGTAGTTATGTTCAgacgtttttttctttatttcataGGGACCTCCATACTTCGCCTGAAATGGAGAAGTAATGATGGGAAGTAACGCCAAGACCCGGTCCCCCTCACTGAACACACGCTTCTCAGCCCTCCGGTCATACAGTGTCTTCATCTTACTCTGTGCAGTACCCAAGTTTTTCTTTGCCAATACCCCTGCAGCATACAACCTATGACGGAACCCATTTACATAATCAAGTACATTTTCTGGTGGAGCAGCATCCTTCCATTGCTCGCACAAAAGATCCAGAGGGCCGCGCACATTGTGCCCAAACACCAAATCGTTGGGACTGAACCCTGTGCTCTCTTGGGACACCTCCCTCGCCGCTAACAGTAACCAGGgcaacccctcctcccagtcTCCGTCGACTTCAGAGACTGGTGAAAACGCTCCAGGGCCCCCTGACTCTGAGCGTGATATGCCGATGCTTTATTGTGTTTAACCCCCAACTGTTTCAAAACTTGTGAAAACAGGTGAGAGGTGAAGTTTGATCCGCGGTCAGTTTGAATCACCTTCGGGATACCGAATATAGCAATGAACTGTGTCAGGGCGCGCACCACAGAACGCGCTGTGATCGTGCGTAAAGGATACGCTGCCGGATAACGGGTGGTTTGACACATGACAGTAAGCAAATAAACAGCACCCGACTTGGAACGTGGCAACGGACCCACACAGTCTATAATAAGGTGTTCAAATGGCTGACCCACAGCCGGAATCGGAAACAGAGGAGCTGGTTTAATCACCTGATTTGGCTTCCCCGCAAGTTGACAGGTATGACAGGTTTTCACATACTCAGACACATCCCTCTTTAATTTAGgccaaaaaaagtgtttcagCACTCGGTTGTATGTTTTTCTCACCCCCCAGTGACCCGAGTCATCATGGGCCCGGCGAAGCACCGTCTCCCGGAGCTTCGAAGGCAGGACAATCTGGAGGACGGGATCCCCTACAAAATCGTCCCCGTGAGGCACCCATTTTCTCATGAGCAATCCCTTCAACAGAAAGTAACAGTGAGAGTCGTTCTTTACCTCCGACGCAGGCAACACCATGTCAAACAGTCCCTTCAGGGACGCGTCGGCTCGCTGCTCACTCTCCAACTCTTCCTGCGTAACTGAAAGGGAAACATCAGACAGGGAGAAACACAACCCATCTACTGCCTCACCATCACCCACGCCACACTCAGGCGGCTCTGGTGGAGAATGTTGGGACATAGACCGCGTCACCGCACACGCTGTGAACACTTCGGGGAAACTTATTTCATCCTCATCAGGCTGCTTCCTCACCAGGGGAACTGAGGAAACCACTGGAGACGGGGCCACATCACCCCACACACGCTCACCTGCAGCACCGTTACCTAGGATCAGAGTGACCCCCTCAACAGGCAGCGCCGGCCTCACACCCACAGCTATCTCGCCTTGGAAGAGATCAGAGTGTAATGTGATTTTGTGCAGAGGGACTTGCAAAACATTCATTTCCATACCTACAACAGGCACCCAACAACCTGTGTGAGTCTCAGCGGAAAAAGGCAACACAGAAGCCTGAATGAAGGAATCAAAGGCCGCTGTGTCGCGCAGTATATTAACTGGCACCTTCAACCTGCCCCCCACCAGAGAAACATGGCCACCAGAAATGAACGGCAGAAAAGACGCCAACCCCACAGACACGGATTCACCCCGAGCTGGCACACCCACCTCACTCACCGCTGGTGCGCGAGGCAACGAGACAGCGCAGCAAGCACCTTTTGGCTGCGCCATGGGACCCCCCTGGGGAACCCTGGGTTTAAGTGCGTAACAATCAGCTCTGAAATGACCTCTTTTAAGACAATAACTGCAGGTTTTTTCAAAACCCCTCGAGTTACGTTCCCTGGCGTCGGATTTACCTGAACGACCAACATAACTCCCCAGAGCTGCCTCAGCACGCTCTGCAAACGGTCCACCACGGCTGCCACTATGCGCGCGCCACTCACCAAAAGAGCGTTTATGCGTCAACACATAGTCATCTGCCACTGAAGCAGCTTCAGACACACGTCTTACCTTGAGATCGTTAATGTGTTGTGCAATGTTTTCAGGTATGGAATTTTTGAACTGCTCCAACACAATTAACTCGGACAAATCCTCAAACGTCTCCACTTTTAACGCGGCACACCAACGCGCAAAATGACCCGTCAGGTCACGAGCAAACTCGAGGTGCGTCTGCTTCTCCACTCTCTTCCATGAACGAAAGCGCTGACGATAAGCCTCCGGCACGAGCTCGTACACTTTCAATACCGCAGACTTTACACACTCATAATCTTGGCCATCAGCCACCGACAGAGCAGAATACGCCTCCTGCGCACGGCCAGTCAGTGCACACTGGAGCATCACCGTGCGGGCTGACTCAGGCCACTTCCGTGACTCAGCCACACgttcaaacaaagaaaaaaacgacTCTGGATCCCGCTCATTAAACTTCGGAAGTAACCGCAGATTGCCAAGCACATCAAAACACTCACCTCCGCCCCCGGGACGAACGGAGGAACTCTCCTGCGCTCCCGAGGCGGCTCCACCCGAAAATCCAGCCCTCAGCAACTCCAGCCGAGACTGCTCTACCGACAGCTTCGCTTGCTCCGTCTGGTAGCGGAGTTTTTCCACTGCAATCTGCTTCTCTATTTCAACTGACTTCAACGTCTTAGCATGCTCCAACTGCAACAACAGTAACTCTTTCTGCTGCTCAAACGTGAGGTCACTCGCGCTCGCAGCCAGTGGAGCCAAACTCTCCACCCTGGCCTGAGGAGGACGCGCAGCACCCGACAATATACCCAACTCGCATAATGCAGCAAACAAAACATTCTGAATTGTCGCGTCTTTCACTCTTCTATCTGGGATATCGATACGATAATGCTCCGCTATTTTAAACAATTGTTCCCGCGTGCACTTATCCAGCAACTCCTCCGACGGAGCCTGAACAAAAAACGCCACATCCGCCATACTCTACACACAGTAATACAAAACTCCAGGACACTTACTTTTGCTGCTACTTACCAGGTAACTCCCAAACAAGGAGCTACGAAAAAACACAAGCCGAGACACCCCAACCCCTAACTACCTACCACAATACTTACAAAACCTCACCTAGTCTTCGTCGGCTTGCCGAGCTCGAAGTGACACCAACCGCAGGAAATTACATCTGACCGAGACTGGCCAGCTGCAACAACCCAAAGCCAGCGCACTCCCTCCTCAGGGTTaccgacaaaaacaaaaaaggcaaaATAATAAAGTGGCGAGATCTGCTCACCCGGCGGCTAACTGATCAGGATGCCCGGACAAAACAATTATCTTCAAGCAGCAACAAAAGCCAAGTGACCCAGAGAAACAACACAACCATGGCCCAAAATTTACCTTCGCAATTCACAGCTAAACCGTGGCgtacaaaccacacacacaagccctcgCGACTTCCGGGTTCCCACGCCACTCAATAGTAACGCCGCCAAAACGGTTCCATTCACAAACTCCCGTGAGTTCATTCACAACTCTGGCTTACTAGCGCACACGGACAACGAGACGAGCCCCCACATTTGTCACGACCCGGCTCATGGTCGGACAAATAAAAGGAACTGCGTAGGTAAAAGTAacaaaaggataatttatttccCTAACACAAGGGACCAAAATGACGGCAAAGCAAACAAAGAGAACACAATAGAAAACGAGGGGCTGCGGCGGAGCGGCACACCGCTCTCCCTCCGGAGCCAGGCGATGTCAGGAAGAGACTGAGGCAGGAGGAAGGACCAGCTTAACACAGGTTTGGGAATTGGCCACACCCACCAGCTCATCACCTGCAGCTTGACAAAGCAGAGGCCaccatacacgcatacacacatccacaggcaGGAGGCCGTCACAGtaccgtgggggcggagccaggtgttaggggaggagccaggtgttaggggaggagccaggtgttaggggaggagaggacgtcatgttgaggaaaGGAAACTTAAGGTTCATAGAGACCAAAGCCAAccgacgtggaagcagttctctctttcaggagaAACACATTTTTGGAACAAATAGTCTGACAGACAGTAACAACTTGGTAAGTAAAAGCACACATCTTTGAGGTGtagttaaaacctctcttcctgttattgaaatagaaatatataattgctcaatacataaaccttgtcgtcggtgtctaggaatggcctgtgCTAACACTTcatggtctgaagagaacttttcatgttccatctgtctggatgtgttcatcAGTCCAGTTACCaccgcatgtggacacaacttctgtagaacctgtattacaaagttctgggatgaacaagtccggtacaaatgtcctgtttgcaacaagcttttcaacacaagacctgaacTACAGGTCAATATCTTCTTATCAGAGCTTTTAGCTCAGTTTAGAACGTCCGTaggagtaaaagagcagccttgtgttgaaccagcagaagttccctgtgacgtctgtactgggacccagctgaaggctgtgaagtcctgcctagtgtgttttacctcttactgcaaaacccacctggagccccatCAGAGAGTCGGTCGCCtgcagaaacatcggctggtcgagcctatggaccgtctggaagaaaggatgtgtaagaaacatgaccgacttctggagctcttctgccagactgaacaggtgtgtgtgtgtcagttctgcacagaggcagaccacaagtcccatcctgttgtacctctaaaggaggaatatgaagtgaagacggcccagctggggaagatagaggctgaagttccacagatgatccaggagagaaaacaaaagattaaggagatcaaagacacagtggaactgagcaacaaagacgcagacagagagatagcccaaggtgggcaggtcttcactgctctgattggctgtgttgaaaagggccgggatgaattcaaccaaacggttaaagagaaactgaaatccacagagaaacaagctgaagacctcatcaaagagctggagaaggaaatagaagatctgaccaatagaagctcagaggtgaagcggctctcacacactgaagaccacctccacttcctccagaccttcagatccctgaaggatcctccacccaccagggactggaccacggtggaggtccgtcctccgtcatacgtagggaccttgaggagatccctggatcagctggaggagacactgaacatggagatgaagaagctgcgtgatgctgaactgaagagggtccagcagtatgaagtagatgtgactctggatcctgatacagctcatccccagctcatcctgtctgaggatgggaaacaagtacatgatggaggtgtagtgAAGATACTCCCatacaaccctaagagatttacaaggTATACatttgttctcacgaggcagagcttctcctcagggagattttactttgaggtccaggttaaagacaagactgcatggtggttaggagtggccagagagtccatcgacagaacAGGTGGGAGCAGGGGGACCCCTGAGACGGGGTACTGGACTCTTTTGTACTACAATGATGTGTTCTTATTTAGTGATTACACTTCTGTCCGTCACCCTCTGAGAGCtgggctccagaaggtgggggtgtttgttgattatgatgagggtctggtctccttctatgatgtggaagccagggttcatatctactctgctactggctgcaccttcactgagcctctctatccactcCTCGGTCCATGTGATCATGATGAAGGTACAAACTccgcccccctgatcatctcacctgtcaatcaaacagactaggacctttgtttaataataaaataatcaaacgaccaaaacaaaTAATGTTGTATCCTGGATTAGAatagaattagaatctctactatgtgagatctgagagatctGAATTAATGTCGTACTGCTGTCATTTAACGAGGAGAATATATTTAAGAATTAACCCTGTAGTTGTGTAACATaacactttataaaaaaaaagggttataGGGTTATATTACACTccatttatgtgtctgttttcctttatttattttacatgtttaaagatatacaattttttGCAGTTATATAGAACATTTTTAAAGGATTAACctgtataaataataatttcaaaATTTAATATATCTAAGAATATTGAATGACAAAACAATCTTATGTCTTACACTTGTgattttaataaaaagaaaaggcaaatatTATAAtgcgtaggcctacattatcatTGTAATGGATCATTTCAAGGGAATAGATAGATTCCAGTCCAATAGTGTTCAGTATAAATACTGTTTCTGTAATAAAAAAAGTgtgatacaaaaaataaaattcttTATTTCTAAAACCCTTATTTTGATGATTTCGAGATTGATGGAACGTTTTAAATCATTGAAGAAATCTAAAAGATTGTTGTTGATGAACCAGTAAATTAATCTTCAATATACAACAACCCACCATgtgttacacacttacacaaaggtcacagtgactacatgtaaagatactccccatgtgtgtgagtaccctGACATGTCagctcttctctctccatcctctcttctcaatcctctcttctcatcccctctcttttctcctcctctctcttatctctgctctcttctctagctcatctaggattgtgttcattattgtcgtacATCATTAAGATATGTACAACAATGTCAAAGGTCACCCCATTTAGTTTGGTGAATCTAAAATAGATGTAGTACAACAGAACTACCTCTGGGGGAGCTGCACACCTTGCATGTTATGGAGGATCACCACCTTTTATGTGTCTCTTCGATTATACAAGGCTTGAGGAACATGGTTAACTAATAAATCCAATCAAATTTAAACACAATCTCCTTAATCCAGGAAACGCGAAACCTTTATGGATTTCTCACTGTTGGAAAATGCCTTGTAAACTCTCTGTTGGCATGTTTAGAACATGAATCTTTAGAGTTTACGTTTAGTTGAAGAAGCTGTTGCCAGCGGATGATTGACCAATGAGAGGACAGACaaggtggagatgaggaggagcatGTGTGAGTAGTAAATcacatacttttactttcacTACTTTTGATCGTGCATACTTCCGgtcccagacaggaagtagtgggGCCTCTGTGccggatgtgtgtgcgtgtgtgtctgtgtctgtgtgtgtgtgtgtctgtgtgtgtctgtgtgtctgtgtgagtgagtgagtgagtgagtgagtgagtgagtgagtgagtgagtgtgtgtgtgtgtgtgtgtgtgtgtgtgtgtgtgtgtgtgtgtgtgtgcgtgccataCCTTTGAGTATACCTCCCCAGTCTCCTGCAGTGTCATCAcagccctctccttctcctgcagcatTAACCGGAGTGCAGGGTCCATCTCTGTGACGTCGCGCTCCAAGGCCTTGGGTTTGCTGTCGAGCAACAAAAGAAGCCCCAAGCACTGACGTTAGCGGAGCTAGTGTtgtagcattaataataacaacttatctaattcacttcaactagctataagcaaagaggaatcggggagtccaggtcaagtatagatggagagtttattgccacccgcaaacgagagacaacaaagccgagtggtatcctcgaatacacactactgaatgaatcccggacagctccttatatccctgatttttaaacaatacaaagttggactttcatcaaatatagaatttctcatcagtgtcatactgtgtggatgtcagcatactcctatgtcttctgagtttcaatgtgaccttagaacatatattatccttatacaaacagagatgatgcacatgtgtgaatgtaagcattgtcttcagagagtacatcaatatgggagtaCACTGGACTCTCTGACTGGTGTGCCACctggcccatcaggtgagaatatcactggtgtcacacggcacacaacatctaggttagaggtgatcagctcttctccaccattaaagtatatatatgatatgtaggcctaataataatcatagtttaacatagaatgtaaggttaatttctaccacatatCCCCCCTTTGAGGCTTGCCCAAGcctcaataaaagaaaacaataataacatctcTATTACTTAAATCTCCTCATGTCCCCTTTATCTATTAATTAGTCTATGAGATCATGTGCCGGCGATTGGATCAGAATAGCACCACATCTGGCTACCTAGAAAAAACACCACTAATCTAAAGCAGGAGTCTCAACCTGCAGCCAGGGATCGCAACCCGGTGATGAAAAAGATTGCCAAATGTGGTGTATTATGTCCAATACTTTTGACTCCCGCAAAGTATTCATAAAAAGATCAAAAAACCTATCTAAACATAACACCACAATGTTTCCACACTTAGAATACAACCAAATCAAATGTGTACCTAAAATACCCTCATAAAAAATCATAAAAATCATAACAATCCTCATTCTCCAAAATATGTGACATAATAATAAACTAAAAGTTAATAATTTTATGTGATTATTATTTCATATGATTGTCTGTATGGCTCTTTTTGAATGGCTCTGGTGATGTATTGGTGCGCAGGATACAGGTGGGGGGTTTTGGACAAAGTCATAGATGTTGCTCCTGTTAGCTGAAATCAAGCCTTGTAGATCACGAGGCCGGCTCACActgagaggttactagcacatcATGTGAGCCTCCACCTGGTATTTGATATATCACAGTCCGTAAACCTCTTTATGTTCGTCCCTCCTTGGCAAGGGCATATTTTCCCAACCGTCCAGTGGCGATCGGGTCGGGCCTCCTTTGGATCCTCTTTTGTGCCTCCAGGTTCAACTGGATCTCCATGTACTCTTGGATGACACCTGGTGCTCCTTTAGCACTCACTGCTCACAGGCTCTCCATCCGTCCTGAGAAGGGGTTATTGAttccggagttctctgccaactctaatctgaggcaCTATAATCCTTCCCGTGCCGGAACtctgttgttaaaaaaaataaaagcacaacAAGTCGCCcctatcatcccacacacccctcttggTTCTGCCAATGCATAACCAAGACTAGCTTAATTTGATAGATCATTCGGGGGGTGGCATCTAATTACTCTGATAGTCCTTCTGCTGAATTTGACAAAACATTGCggattttatttaaattatacaatcaatatttttgtgaatggttgaacacaaaaacagaattcATTCAAACCCCTGCCACTATTGCatcatgtgactgttactccttgcttGGCGGACGTAGTTTTGTAGGCTCGGGGTGTGCCTGCATCTGGCTCCGGAACTTTgcgtttctattgtagaaatacaaactcatgtacagcagttagttgttcaaaaacatatttcctttgattctatttttaattgttctaatggaagtcccttatggggcccttgaaatgtaagtgaaagcatgaatctaaccgtaagccttacgtgcaaagttagctgtgtcattCTATTCGATTTATATGAGATAACTCAGTATTGCTATAGATAGTAATTGATGTCTAATTGATATCTCTCAGAGAGATACAAggtactcaccttgcttctggaaacattggacccgaaaattgtatgtttttaaatatgtttgtattataattgataatgcctcatttgcattcgTTATTTAatggtttatgtgtgtatagatgtgtgtgtgtgtgggtgtgtgggtgtgtgggtgtgtgtgtgtgtgtgtgtagttgtgtagttgtgtatgtgtgtatgtgtagttataaaaataactagaactgcaagcagttatgcaggggtccaagaagtgtgcatttcgccggcacaacgcgacaagaaatgtgcgtttcgccggcacgacacgaagcatgtgttcaaaacgctaccctgaacatgtggatacaaaggatttgactgtggtaggagtagcgaga
Above is a window of Gadus morhua chromosome 15, gadMor3.0, whole genome shotgun sequence DNA encoding:
- the LOC115560146 gene encoding E3 ubiquitin-protein ligase TRIM39-like gives rise to the protein MACANTSWSEENFSCSICLDVFISPVTTACGHNFCRTCITKFWDEQVRYKCPVCNKLFNTRPELQVNIFLSELLAQFRTSVGVKEQPCVEPAEVPCDVCTGTQLKAVKSCLVCFTSYCKTHLEPHQRVGRLQKHRLVEPMDRLEERMCKKHDRLLELFCQTEQVCVCQFCTEADHKSHPVVPLKEEYEVKTAQLGKIEAEVPQMIQERKQKIKEIKDTVELSNKDADREIAQGGQVFTALIGCVEKGRDEFNQTVKEKLKSTEKQAEDLIKELEKEIEDLTNRSSEVKRLSHTEDHLHFLQTFRSLKDPPPTRDWTTVEVRPPSYVGTLRRSLDQLEETLNMEMKKLRDAELKRVQQYEVDVTLDPDTAHPQLILSEDGKQVHDGGVVKILPYNPKRFTRYTFVLTRQSFSSGRFYFEVQVKDKTAWWLGVARESIDRTGGSRGTPETGYWTLLYYNDVFLFSDYTSVRHPLRAGLQKVGVFVDYDEGLVSFYDVEARVHIYSATGCTFTEPLYPLLGPCDHDEGTNSAPLIISPVNQTD